A part of Aspergillus flavus chromosome 1, complete sequence genomic DNA contains:
- a CDS encoding Alpha/Beta hydrolase protein, which produces MKLHSSVYTGPLLAALLHCGVASAAYSTANSTMLLLSNDSTMNFDLLTPLGESITGGGDVGPILGAAKDIKPGNMTSFTEVFYKLANDTKAQAEDPENAYDPLNVRDTWFSAAQYFRRADVYNHGNWSNPLINSLWAEQIEAFNKGIAALPIPGKRIRIPATKGNFTVEAIWYSASESKNDKLPTLIIGNGFDAAQEDSYHNYVAPALSRGWNCITYEGPGQPTVRRNQNLGFIPDWEKVAIPVVDYVLSEKKDVVDENRLVLVGNSLGGYLAARVAAFEPRLSAVVLIDGVWDNYAAYIRELSSEMLAIYEAGNYTQFDDVLLSARKAGMLSTGAAWGIDQGMWAFRTHSPSDFFTQIKQYNVSSFIDKIKIPVFVGDAALESSYVGQPKQVADALGHWATLHTFKGVAGFHCQTAAGQELSRTIHAWLNKTLVNVTHDH; this is translated from the coding sequence ATGAAATTACACTCCTCCGTCTACACCGGCCCACTGTTGGCCGCTCTGTTGCATTGCGGTGTAGCGTCCGCCGCGTATAGCACAGCTAACAGCACCATGCTGTTGTTGAGCAATGACTCAACCATGAACTTCGACTTGCTAACGCCTCTCGGCGAATCCATCACTGGGGGAGGCGACGTCGGGCCTATCCTTGGCGCAGCCAAAGATATTAAACCCGGAAACATGACGTCCTTCACCGAGGTCTTCTATAAGCTCGCCAACGACACTAAGGCTCAGGCCGAAGACCCGGAGAATGCCTACGACCCTCTCAATGTCAGGGACACATGGTTCTCTGCGGCGCAGTACTTCCGCAGGGCTGACGTCTACAACCACGGTAACTGGAGCAATCCGCTCATCAACAGCCTGTGGGCCGAGCAGATTGAGGCGTTCAACAAGGGTATAGCTGCTTTGCCTATTCCTGGCAAGCGCATCCGCATTCCAGCTACCAAGGGTAACTTCACCGTCGAGGCTATCTGGTACTCTGCTTCCGAGAGCAAGAACGACAAGCTGCCGACGTTGATCATCGGGAACGGCTTCGACGCTGCGCAGGAGGACTCTTACCACAACTACGTGGCGCCCGCCCTGTCCCGAGGATGGAATTGTATCACCTACGAAGGTCCGGGACAACCAACGGTGCGCCGTAACCAGAACCTTGGTTTCATTCCCGACTGGGAGAAAGTCGCCATCCCCGTCGTGGATTATGTTCTCTCGGAGAAAAAGGACGTCGTAGACGAGAACCGTCTGGTCCTCGTGGGCAACTCCCTCGGCGGCTACCTGGCTGCCCGTGTCGCAGCGTTCGAGCCCCGCCTGTCCGCAGTAGTCTTGATTGACGGCGTCTGGGACAACTACGCTGCCTATATAAGGGAGCTATCATCGGAAATGCTCGCCATCTACGAGGCGGGCAACTACACGCAATTCGACGACGTCCTCCTCTCAGCTCGGAAAGCCGGAATGCTATCCACCGGCGCCGCCTGGGGCATTGACCAAGGCATGTGGGCGTTCCGGACGCACTCGCCCTCTGACTTCTTCACCCAGATCAAGCAGTACAACGTGTCGTCTTTCATTGACAAAATCAAGATCCCTGTGTTTGTCGGTGATGCCGCACTGGAGAGCAGTTATGTTGGACAGCCGAAGCAGGTGGCGGATGCGCTGGGCCACTGGGCTACTCTGCATACTTTCAAGGGAGTGGCTGGCTTTCATTGCCAGACTGCTGCTGGGCAGGAGCTTTCGAGGACTATCCATGCGTGGTTGAACAAGACTTTAGTCAATGTGACCCATGACCACTGA